In Calditrichota bacterium, a genomic segment contains:
- the gap gene encoding type I glyceraldehyde-3-phosphate dehydrogenase — protein MSIRIGINGFGRIGRLVFREMMRRGGYEVVLINDITDARTLAHLLKYDSTHGRYPGKVETGDNCIIVDGRTIKVSAEKNPANLPWRDLDVYFVVESTGVFSKREQCQMHLDAGAKKVILTVPAKGEIDATIVMGVNEHMLKAEHLVVSNASCTTNCLAPMAKVLSDSFGIVHGMMNTIHAYTNDQRVLDLPHSDLRRARSAALNSIPTSTGAAKAIGLVIPELKGKMDGLAIRVPVPDGSIVDLTCTLERDASKDAINEAMKAAADGPMKGILEFTADDVVSSDIVGNRHSCVFDSKLTMAISPRMVKVIGWYDNEYGYSCRVVDLIAKAVALK, from the coding sequence ATGTCCATCCGCATCGGAATCAACGGCTTCGGCCGCATCGGACGGCTCGTCTTCCGCGAGATGATGCGACGCGGCGGCTACGAAGTCGTCCTCATCAATGACATCACCGACGCCCGAACCCTCGCCCACCTGTTGAAGTATGATTCGACCCACGGGCGATACCCCGGCAAAGTCGAGACCGGCGACAACTGCATCATTGTCGATGGCCGGACCATCAAAGTTTCAGCCGAGAAGAACCCGGCCAATCTGCCCTGGAGAGATCTCGACGTCTATTTTGTCGTCGAATCGACCGGCGTCTTCTCCAAGCGTGAGCAATGCCAGATGCACCTCGATGCCGGAGCGAAGAAGGTCATTCTCACTGTCCCTGCAAAGGGGGAGATCGACGCCACCATCGTCATGGGGGTCAACGAGCATATGCTTAAGGCTGAGCACCTCGTCGTCTCCAACGCCTCCTGCACCACCAATTGCCTCGCACCGATGGCCAAGGTGCTCTCCGACTCGTTCGGCATCGTCCACGGGATGATGAACACCATCCACGCCTACACTAACGATCAACGGGTGCTCGATCTGCCGCACAGCGACCTTCGGCGGGCGCGGTCGGCTGCCCTCAATAGTATTCCAACTTCAACCGGTGCCGCGAAGGCTATCGGCCTCGTCATCCCCGAACTGAAGGGCAAGATGGACGGCCTGGCAATCCGGGTCCCGGTGCCGGACGGCTCGATTGTCGATCTCACCTGCACCCTCGAACGCGACGCCTCCAAGGACGCCATTAATGAGGCAATGAAAGCCGCTGCCGATGGCCCGATGAAAGGCATCCTCGAGTTCACCGCCGATGATGTCGTCTCCTCAGACATCGTCGGCAACCGCCACTCCTGCGTCTTCGACTCAAAATTGACGATGGCGATTTCTCCGCGTATGGTGAAGGTGATCGGCTGGTATGATAACGAATACGGTTACAGTTGCCGGGTCGTCGATCTGATTGCGAAGGCAGTAGCGCTCAAATAG
- a CDS encoding sulfite exporter TauE/SafE family protein: MLQTIGILLLGFLAGYWGGLVGLGGGVIVLPVLVLLFGMSQHVAQGTTLAMLLPPIGILAVITYHQKGLIDWRVAGLLCAGFVLGGWLGARLAVSLPTDVMRKVFAAGLFVISLKMFFYK, encoded by the coding sequence ATGCTTCAGACCATTGGCATCTTACTCCTGGGCTTTCTTGCCGGCTACTGGGGCGGGCTAGTCGGCCTTGGCGGAGGCGTCATCGTCCTGCCGGTGCTGGTGCTCCTTTTTGGGATGTCACAGCACGTCGCTCAAGGGACGACTCTGGCGATGCTCCTACCGCCAATCGGCATCCTGGCGGTGATCACCTACCACCAGAAGGGCTTGATCGACTGGCGTGTCGCCGGGCTGCTTTGCGCAGGATTCGTCCTCGGCGGCTGGCTTGGTGCGCGGCTTGCTGTCTCACTGCCGACCGATGTGATGCGGAAGGTATTCGCTGCCGGGCTCTTCGTCATATCGTTGAAGATGTTTTTTTACAAATAG
- a CDS encoding M28 family peptidase has protein sequence MLKVECAPAFFRGLYCSMQNKQIRTFSAGLGMALLLTASQLPGAESPTRAIPGTPGWDCKFDTLRALRHVRVLASDSLAGRYSGFAGWDKVERYLAGHFKRLGLMEPFGRDGYLHRFTYGAGEYSLPSHLVAYFADGSTDTASYWQELNVFKYSGFGRAKGRIAFVGYGISEPGKGWDDYAGLDVTGCVVLAMRGTPEVRNVAWGPEGGNGYKSTLALSKGAVGYICCENDPPKYATLMEESFRENLPAVWISRTFADSLLKGTGKTKSQWQDAIKSTGKPVSRMLDVEVDLQVSGKYYPERPTTNIAGILEGSDPVLKRELVVIGAHADHHGTDPAGNIYPGADDNASGTSVMMELAEIFSRMKDRPRRSLMFIGFAAEEEGLVGSDKFCQDLPLKDYDVVAMLNMDMVGQGSGEIGVGGLGQTPVLGEALFAEWPDSALAKIEFWGLWPGSDHKSFEAAGIPAFIVGARGDHPNYHTPNDKAENIKGFVLKNAGEMMFHCARSLANWNEPLKPLVGKAQYLARKNPKVITEGIALEGLIWTGNDSYDREARGLVSSSLEPPPNRVKGVKYPASLVVFGMSWPQPAENRHEVRAGGYMEGLEFARLWSASQDLPFLADSGRKDYTGEPFLGVTASIGISDVPSDTLTLRALSRAGVGFVSAGGFVIPKGGKSNAFYPPDWAEVTAACRATGIRATIAVQTWASDPQFADPNATMQELAALARLWDGEIIVYLLTDKPMPDEGLNALLKEGCFLFLNQHSSLETAQKSGYFNQIGIAIQHRFADHGDSARIRLIESLLAAGFDEDAIEDLLTRNLQRTLQRWWAGSPPLRYKEK, from the coding sequence ATGCTTAAGGTAGAGTGCGCTCCGGCGTTTTTCAGAGGCTTGTATTGTAGTATGCAAAACAAACAGATCCGCACCTTTTCTGCCGGATTGGGTATGGCTCTCCTCTTGACGGCAAGTCAACTCCCGGGCGCAGAGTCACCTACTCGCGCCATCCCTGGAACTCCCGGTTGGGACTGCAAGTTTGACACACTGCGGGCGCTGCGGCATGTTCGGGTGCTGGCGTCGGATTCTCTCGCCGGTCGTTATAGCGGCTTTGCCGGGTGGGATAAGGTCGAGAGATATCTCGCCGGGCATTTCAAGCGCCTCGGCCTGATGGAGCCGTTCGGCAGGGATGGCTACCTGCACCGCTTCACCTACGGCGCCGGAGAATATTCCCTGCCGAGCCATCTCGTTGCTTACTTCGCCGACGGTTCGACCGACACTGCCTCCTACTGGCAGGAACTGAACGTCTTCAAATACTCCGGCTTCGGCCGGGCAAAGGGGCGGATCGCATTTGTCGGCTATGGCATCAGCGAACCGGGAAAGGGCTGGGACGACTACGCCGGACTTGACGTAACCGGCTGCGTTGTCCTCGCGATGCGCGGGACGCCGGAGGTGCGGAATGTCGCTTGGGGCCCTGAAGGCGGCAATGGTTACAAATCGACCTTGGCCTTGAGCAAGGGTGCGGTAGGCTACATCTGCTGTGAGAATGACCCTCCCAAGTATGCGACACTGATGGAGGAGTCGTTCAGAGAGAACCTCCCGGCGGTCTGGATTTCACGCACTTTTGCCGACAGCCTCCTGAAAGGCACCGGAAAGACCAAGTCCCAGTGGCAGGATGCGATTAAGTCCACCGGAAAGCCGGTTTCACGAATGCTCGACGTCGAGGTCGATCTGCAGGTGAGCGGGAAGTACTACCCCGAACGCCCGACGACGAACATTGCCGGCATACTCGAAGGGAGCGATCCCGTTTTGAAGCGTGAACTGGTGGTCATCGGAGCCCATGCCGATCATCACGGAACGGATCCGGCCGGGAACATCTATCCTGGAGCCGATGACAACGCCTCGGGGACATCGGTGATGATGGAGTTGGCCGAGATCTTCAGCCGTATGAAAGATCGGCCCCGACGTTCACTAATGTTCATCGGCTTTGCCGCGGAGGAGGAAGGCCTCGTCGGGTCGGATAAGTTCTGCCAGGATCTGCCGCTGAAGGACTACGACGTCGTGGCAATGCTCAATATGGATATGGTGGGACAGGGCTCGGGCGAGATCGGCGTTGGAGGGCTCGGCCAGACTCCGGTGCTGGGGGAAGCGCTGTTCGCCGAATGGCCTGACAGCGCACTTGCGAAAATCGAGTTCTGGGGCTTGTGGCCCGGAAGTGATCACAAGTCGTTTGAAGCCGCAGGGATACCGGCCTTCATCGTCGGTGCCCGTGGAGACCATCCCAACTACCACACTCCCAATGACAAGGCCGAGAACATCAAAGGCTTCGTCCTGAAAAACGCCGGTGAGATGATGTTCCACTGCGCGCGGTCGCTGGCAAACTGGAACGAGCCACTAAAGCCGCTGGTCGGCAAGGCGCAGTATCTGGCAAGGAAGAATCCCAAGGTCATAACCGAGGGCATTGCGCTGGAGGGCTTGATATGGACCGGCAATGATTCCTACGACCGGGAGGCGAGAGGTCTGGTGTCATCGTCATTGGAGCCACCTCCCAATCGTGTAAAAGGGGTTAAATATCCAGCGTCGCTGGTAGTATTTGGTATGTCGTGGCCTCAACCGGCCGAAAATCGGCATGAAGTTCGAGCGGGGGGATATATGGAAGGCCTTGAATTCGCCCGCTTATGGTCAGCCAGTCAGGATCTGCCTTTTCTTGCCGACTCGGGTCGAAAGGACTACACCGGTGAGCCGTTTCTTGGCGTAACGGCATCTATCGGCATATCGGATGTCCCCTCTGATACGCTCACACTAAGAGCGCTATCCCGTGCCGGAGTAGGCTTTGTCTCAGCAGGTGGATTTGTCATACCGAAGGGCGGTAAGAGCAACGCCTTTTATCCCCCAGACTGGGCAGAGGTTACTGCAGCATGTCGCGCGACTGGTATTCGAGCCACCATTGCGGTTCAGACCTGGGCTTCGGATCCCCAATTCGCCGACCCGAATGCAACGATGCAGGAGTTGGCTGCTCTCGCCCGGCTGTGGGATGGAGAGATTATCGTCTATTTGCTTACCGATAAGCCGATGCCGGATGAGGGATTGAATGCGCTGCTTAAGGAAGGCTGCTTTCTATTTCTGAATCAACACTCCTCGTTAGAAACTGCGCAGAAGTCTGGTTATTTCAATCAGATAGGGATCGCTATCCAGCACCGTTTTGCCGATCATGGCGATTCCGCGCGCATACGGCTCATCGAATCGCTGCTTGCCGCCGGATTCGATGAGGATGCCATCGAGGATCTCCTGACCCGCAACCTTCAGCGGACATTGCAGCGCTGGTGGGCCGGCTCCCCGCCGTTACGATATAAGGAAAAATGA